The following coding sequences lie in one Fusarium poae strain DAOMC 252244 chromosome 1, whole genome shotgun sequence genomic window:
- the AAH1 gene encoding adenine deaminase — translation MCKSRVHNFLQALPKVEQHLHIEGTLEPELLFSLAEKNGIELPNDPVYQSADKLRERYGRFTCLDDFLHYYYLGMSVLITENDFETLAYQYFQRAASENVRHAEIFFDPQAHIARGVSYDTVVAGLTAAKLRAQNDLGITVELIVCILRHLPVPESHALVDTLLDRGHFNDGTLTGFGMVSSEKAFPPELFTEVYARVAKTGTHLTTHAGEEAPPSFITASLEHLKVSRIDHGLAAAQDLELLKRLAANRTLLTFCPWSNVALCNLPELADAPVRKFLDAGVLFSVNSDDPAYFGAYVQEVYCRVQDTFDLSVKDWAWIVRGAIEESWCSEERKKEILKELEQVLEEYKDLNA, via the coding sequence ATGTGCAAGTCTCGGGTCCACAACTTCCTCCAAGCTCTGCCAAAGGTTGAGCAGCATCTTCACATTGAAGGAACTCTTGAGCCAGagctcctcttctctctcgCTGAGAAGAACGGCATCGAGCTTCCAAACGACCCTGTATACCAGTCTGCTGACAAGCTGCGGGAGCGCTATGGGCGATTCACATGCCTGGATGACTTCCTGCACTACTACTACCTCGGAATGAGCGTGCTCATCACCGAAAACGACTTCGAAACTTTGGCGTACCAGTACTTCCAGAGAGCAGCGAGTGAGAACGTTCGACATGCAGAGATCTTCTTTGATCCCCAGGCACATATTGCCCGGGGTGTCAGCTACGACACCGTCGTTGCAGGTCTCACTGCCGCCAAGCTACGTGCCCAGAACGATCTGGGCATCACTGTCGAGCTCATCGTCTGCATCCTTCGCCATCTCCCTGTCCCCGAGTCTCATGCACTCGTTGACACTCTGCTTGATCGGGGACACTTCAACGACGGTACTCTCACAGGCTTCGGCATGGTATCCAGCGAAAAGGCCTTCCCTCCTGAGCTATTCACCGAGGTGTATGCCCGTGTCGCAAAGACGGGTACTCACCTCACCACCCATGCTGGAGAGGAAGCACCCCCTTCGTTCATTACCGCGTCACTCGAGCATCTCAAGGTCTCGCGtattgaccacggcctcgcaGCTGCGCAGGATCTTGAACTTCTCAAGAGACTGGCGGCCAACCGTACCCTTTTAACTTTCTGCCCCTGGTCCAATGTTGCACTCTGCAACCTTCCCGAGTTAGCCGACGCCCCTGTTCGCAAATTCCTTGACGCCGGGGTTCTGTTCAGTGTCAACAGCGATGACCCTGCTTACTTTGGTGCTTACGTTCAGGAGGTGTACTGTCGTGTCCAGGACACCTTCGACCTTTCTGTCAAGGACTGGGCGTGGATTGTTCGTGGGGCCATCGAGGAGAGCTGGTGTTCTGAGGAGCGCAAGAAGGAGATTCTGAAGGAGCTTGAACAGGTTCTCGAGGAGTACAAGGATTTGAATGCATAA